GGGTGGGGCCCGCCTTCCCGGGGGCCTGGCGGGGGGCCGGGGTGGCCCGGCGGGGGTGCGGTGCCGTGTCCCCCGCCGGGGCGTCGGGATGTCAGGGCGCCAGGGCGTCAGGACTTCGGGGCGTCGGGACGTCAGGGCGTCGGGACGTCGGGACGTCAGGAGAGGTCGACGTCCGAGCAGGCATAGAAGGCGTTGCCCGTGTCGGCGATGTTCCAGACGCCGAGGATGAGGTGGCGGCCGGATTTCTGGGTGGGGACGGTGCCCTGGTGCTGGACGGTTTCGCCCGGTCGGGCGCCGCCCATGGGGACCGTCATGAACGGCTGGGGCTCCAGGTCGGCGCGGGTGAGCGGCTTGCCGGGGTCGTAGCCGTCCTTGGTGATGAAGTACTCGAAGTCCGTGGTGGCATGGCGCGCCGTCAGCCGCCAGGTGAAGGTGTAGCCCTGCCCCGACGAGAGCTTGATGCCGGGCCACTTTCCCCCGCGCGGATCGTCCAGCTGGGCGAAGTTCCGCTGCCCGCCCGAACAGATCCTGCCGTCCGCCGGGCCGGCGGACGGGAAGCCCTTGGGGCCCTCGACACTCTGCGGTTCGTACTGGATCGCGCCGCAATCCTTGACGGTGCCCTTGGCGCAGAGCGCCTGCCGACTGGGCGGTGCGTCGCTGTAGCCGTGACTGGAGGCGCTGTCCGTCGAGAGGAGGGAGACACCGAGGACGCCGAGGCCGATCACGGCCGCACTGATCTTTTTGCGCATGCTTCGCTCCTGAAGAACGTGGGGGAGTTCCGTGCCGGGAGAAAGGCAGTGCACTGCGATGCCGAACCGTGCGGTCTAGACCAAGTAGCAGAGTAGGGCTGCGGCATTGGCATGTCCAGACCAATCGCGCGCGGGTATGGCGCGGTTCCGTGCCGGGGTGGCGCGGTTCCGTGCCGGGTGGAGCGGACCCGCATGGGCGCGGAGCGCCCCCCGGCCGCGTCCGGTCAGGTCACGTCA
This portion of the Streptomyces sp. 2114.4 genome encodes:
- a CDS encoding lytic polysaccharide monooxygenase, yielding MRKKISAAVIGLGVLGVSLLSTDSASSHGYSDAPPSRQALCAKGTVKDCGAIQYEPQSVEGPKGFPSAGPADGRICSGGQRNFAQLDDPRGGKWPGIKLSSGQGYTFTWRLTARHATTDFEYFITKDGYDPGKPLTRADLEPQPFMTVPMGGARPGETVQHQGTVPTQKSGRHLILGVWNIADTGNAFYACSDVDLS